In Malus sylvestris chromosome 16, drMalSylv7.2, whole genome shotgun sequence, the following are encoded in one genomic region:
- the LOC126608065 gene encoding E3 ubiquitin-protein ligase RGLG5-like, producing MGGKSSKDWSERQFSHSGSTASSSWNQHGYSEPHPPQNLYHTVPQHRYTPSPSFNGVSRPVRVPQQRRSWHKSYSRIADNYCSLDEVTSALAQAGLESSNLIVGIDFTKSNEWTGSMSFKQKSLHHIGNTQNPYEQAISIIGKTLSVFDEDNLIPCFGFGDASTHDQDVFSFYEDEQHCNGFEEVLARYRDIVPHLRLAGPTSFAPIIEMAMTVVEQSGGQYHVLLIIADGQVTRSVNTQRGHLSSQEQRTVDAIVKASEYPLSIVLVGIGDGPWDMMREFDDNIPARAFDNFQFVNFTEIMSKNVNLSRKQTEFSLAALMEIPSQYKATLELGILGGRSGNCPNRVPLPPPHNVAVSVGSNTRQFGSSDSFQQRSTPYAGYNTGGSTPSHTGYARYNAEASKPPYTGYDSQVCPICLTNPKDMAFGCGHQTCCDCGKDLESCPICRSNIQTRIRLY from the exons ATGGGAGGAAAAAGCTCGAAAGATTGGAGTGAGAGACAGTTTTCGCACAGCGGATCAACTGCTTCTTCTTCATGGAACCAACATGGCTACTCAGAACCACACCCTCCACAAAACCTGTATCATACAGTACCACAGCATCGGTACACTCCTTCGCCATCTTTTAACGGTGTGTCTCGGCCAGTTAGAGTTCCCCAGCAACGACGTAGTTGGCATAAAAGTTACTCAAGGATAGCTGATAATTACTGTTCCTTGGATGAG GTTACTTCTGCTCTTGCACAAGCTGGCCTAGAGTCTTCTAATCTGATTGTTGGTATTGACTTCACAAAGAGCAATGAGTGGACAG GTTCGATGTCATTTAAACAAAAAAGCTTGCATCACATTGGAAATACTCAAAATCCCTACGAACAAGCGATCTCAATTATCGGGAAAACATTATCCGTCTTTGATGAAGATAACCTAATTCCATGCTTTGGATTCGGAGATG CATCTACACATGATCAAGATGTCTTCAGCTTCTATGAGGATGAGCAACACTGTAATGGATTTGAGGAAGTATTGGCGCGATACAGAGATATCGTTCCCCATCTTCGACTTGCAG GACCTACTTCTTTTGCCCCCATTATTGAGATGGCGATGACTGTCGTTGAGCAAAGCGGAGGCCAGTACCATGTTTTACTGATCATTGCCGATGGGCAG GTGACAAGAAGTGTCAATACACAACGTGGTCATCTGAGCTCACAAGAACAAAGGACAGTTGATGCAATTGTAAAAGCAAG CGAGTACCCATTGTCTATAGTCTTGGTGGGAATCGGAGATGGCCCTTGGGACATGATGAGGGAATTCGACGACAATATTCCTGCTCGAGCATTTGATAATTTTCAG TTTGTGAATTTTACGGAAATCATGTCGAAGAATGTGAATCTATCCAGAAAGCAGACAGAGTTTTCTCTTGCAGCCTTGATGGAAATACCTTCTCAATACAAAGCAACCCTAGAGCTTGGAATATTGGG AGGACGCAGTGGGAATTGTCCAAATAGGGTTCCCCTTCCCCCACCCCACAATGTTGCAGTCTCAGTAGGCAGCAACACGAGGCAGTTCGGCTCGAGCGATAGTTTTCAGCAGAGGTCGACTCCTTATGCTGGATATAATACAGGAGGTAGCACACCTTCTCATACAGGATATGCTCGATATAATGCAGAAGCCAGCAAACCTCCTTACACAGGATATGATAGTCAG GTTTGCCCTATTTGTCTTACTAATCCAAAGGACATGGCCTTTGGTTGTGGGCACCAG ACTTGTTGTGACTGCGGAAAGGACCTTGAATCGTGCCCGATTTGCCGGAGCAATATCCAAACCAGAATAAGACTCTACTAG
- the LOC126608066 gene encoding glycosyl hydrolase 5 family protein-like, with product MKIEFPYTLNIPPPNMARSIISFFSFLSILSLLTLTPAVSALPLSTSSRWIVDESGQRVKLACVNWVSHLDTVVAEGLSKQPVDAIAKLIVSLGFNCVRLTWPLFLATNETLAAVTVRQSFQSLGLLDSISGIQSNNPALVDLPLLKAYQAVVSSLGSNNVMVILDNHLSKPGWCCSNTDGNGFFGDQYFNPDLWITGLTRMATLFKGVSNVVGMSLRNELRGPKQNVNDWYKYMQRGAEAVHSANADVLVILSGLSFDTDLSFLAKRPVNLTFAEKTVFEVHWYGFSDGQAWQSGNPNQVCGQVYNNVKRKSGFLLEEGFPLFVSEFGADQRGTNVNDNRYLNCFMAAAAELDVDFALWTLVGSYYFREGVVGMEEYYGILNWDWSDIRNSSLTQRLSVLQSPLQGPGLSQSRMHKIIFHPATGLCLLKVGFLGPLK from the exons ATGAAGATTGAGTTTCCATATACTCTCAATATTCCTCCTCCCAACATGGCAAGGTCAATCATCTCatttttctcctttctctcgATCCTTTCCCTTCTCACACTCACGCCCGCAGTCTCAGCTCTCCCACTCTCCACCTCCTCCCGATGGATCGTCGACGAGAGCGGGCAGCGCGTGAAGCTGGCCTGCGTGAATTGGGTGTCGCATCTCGACACCGTCGTAGCCGAAGGCCTCAGCAAGCAGCCGGTGGACGCAATCGCCAAGCTCATCGTGTCGCTGGGATTCAACTGCGTCAGGCTCACGTGGCCGCTTTTCCTGGCCACCAATGAGACGCTGGCGGCTGTCACTGTTCGGCAGTCGTTTCAGAGCCTCGGACTGCTCGATTCTATATCCGGTATCCAGTCCAACAATCCCGCCCTCGTCGATCTCCCCCTCTTGAAAGCTTACCAG GCAGTGGTTTCTAGCCTTGGGAGCAACAATGTGATGGTTATACTGGACAATCACTTAAGCAAGCCTGGGTGGTGTTGCAGCAACACCGACGGCAATGGTTTCTTTGGCGACCAGTATTTCAACCCTGACCTTTGGATCACTGGCCTAACTCGAATGGCCACATTGTTCAAAGGCGTCAGCAATGTGGTCGGCATGAGCTTGAGGAATGAGCTGCGAGGCCCCAAACAGAATGTTAACGATTGGTACAA GTACATGCAAAGAGGAGCTGAGGCAGTGCACTCGGCAAACGCAGACGTGCTTGTCATTCTCTCTGGCTTGAGTTTTGACACGGACTTATCTTTCCTCGCCAAACGGCCGGTGAACCTCACATTTGCCGAGAAAACAGTATTTGAAGTGCACTGGTATGGATTTTCAGACGGGCAGGCATGGCAGAGCGGCAATCCCAACCAAGTGTGCGGCCAAGTATACAATAACGTGAAGAGAAAGTCGGGATTTTTACTTGAAGAAGGGTTCCCATTGTTTGTGAGTGAGTTTGGGGCGGACCAAAGGGGAACCAATGTAAATGATAACAGGTACTTAAACTGCTTCATGGCGGCTGCTGCTGAACTTGATGTGGATTTTGCTTTGTGGACTCTGGTTGGGAGTTATTACTTTAGGGAAGGGGTGGTGGGTATGGAAGAGTATTATGGAATCTTGAACTGGGATTGGAGTGATATCAGGAATTCAAGCCTAACTCAGAGACTTTCTGTCCTTCAATCGCCTTTGCAAG GGCCAGGCTTATCTCAATCCAGAATGCACAAGATCATATTTCATCCAGCCACAGGCCTCTGCCTCCTAAAAGTTGGATTCCTTGGCCCTTTGAAGTGA